The following coding sequences are from one Delphinus delphis chromosome 19, mDelDel1.2, whole genome shotgun sequence window:
- the LIMD2 gene encoding LIM domain-containing protein 2 — protein sequence MFQAAGATQATPPHEAKGGSGSSAVQRSKSFSLRAQVKETCTACQKTVYPMERLVADKLIFHNSCFCCKHCHTKLSLGSYAALHGEFYCKPHFQQLFKSKGNYDEGFGRKQHKELWAHKEVDPGTKTA from the exons ATGTTCCAGGCTGCAGGAGCCACCCAGGCCACCCCCCCCCAC GAAGCCAaaggtggcagtggcagcagcgcGGTTCAGCGCTCCAAG TCCTTCAGCCTTCGCGCCCAGGTGAAGGAGACCTGCACTGCCTGCCAGAAGACCGTGTACCCCATGGAGCGGCTGGTGGCCGACAAGCTCATTTTCCACAACTCTTGCTTCTGCTGCAAGCACTGCCACACCAAGCTCAG CCTGGGCAGCTACGCGGCGCTGCACGGAGAATTTTACTGCAAACCCCACTTTCAGCAGCTGTTTAAGAGCAAAGGCAACTACGACGAAGGCTTCGGCCGGAAGCAGCACAAGGAGCTCTGGGCCCACAAGGAGGTGGACCCCGGCACCAAGACAGCCTGA